One window from the genome of Chroococcidiopsis sp. TS-821 encodes:
- a CDS encoding type IV pilin-like G/H family protein — protein sequence MKFIFPSFLKNKQTGFTLIELLVVIIIIGILSAIAMPSFLSQGTKARQSEAKTNVGAMNRAQQTYYFENQTFVEDTGGTNAIEKLGIGIENSANYLYSATAITNIQRGVANKAQANNAELKGYAGGVFTASELTQAILCEADNKGVGIVASPTDANNCGSGSSKIR from the coding sequence ATGAAATTTATATTTCCCTCTTTTTTAAAGAATAAACAAACAGGATTTACCTTAATCGAATTACTTGTTGTCATCATTATTATTGGCATTCTTTCTGCAATTGCGATGCCTTCTTTTCTTAGCCAAGGAACAAAAGCACGGCAATCAGAAGCTAAAACTAATGTTGGTGCAATGAATCGCGCTCAGCAGACATACTACTTTGAAAATCAAACATTTGTAGAAGATACTGGAGGTACAAATGCTATCGAAAAATTAGGTATTGGCATAGAAAATAGCGCCAACTATCTCTATTCAGCAACAGCAATTACTAATATCCAAAGAGGCGTTGCTAACAAAGCACAAGCCAACAATGCTGAACTGAAAGGTTATGCAGGTGGTGTCTTTACCGCGTCAGAACTTACTCAAGCTATTTTGTGTGAGGCAGATAATAAAGGGGTGGGAATTGTCGCGAGTCCAACTGATGCAAATAATTGTGGTAGTGGTTCTAGTAAAATTAGGTAG
- a CDS encoding type IV pilin-like G/H family protein codes for MKTELKVKFLQHLTGKKKEEGFTLIELLVVIIIIGILSAIALPSFLNQSAKARASEARTNVGAMNRSQQTYYLENQKFAEGKGAIDKLGIGIKDSTNYAYEAVTASSADQDVINKAKSLNKDLKGHIGGVFSVGGQTPSILCQAKEPALETTTPMNAPTNTDGTLACGANTEKVGG; via the coding sequence ATGAAAACCGAACTAAAAGTAAAGTTTCTACAACACTTAACTGGCAAGAAAAAAGAAGAAGGTTTTACGCTAATCGAATTACTCGTAGTCATCATCATCATTGGTATTCTATCTGCTATCGCATTGCCTTCCTTCCTCAACCAGTCTGCTAAAGCACGTGCATCTGAAGCCAGAACAAACGTAGGTGCAATGAATAGATCGCAGCAAACCTACTATCTTGAAAATCAAAAATTTGCTGAAGGTAAGGGCGCTATTGATAAGTTAGGTATCGGTATCAAAGACTCTACTAATTACGCATACGAAGCAGTAACAGCTTCTAGTGCAGATCAAGACGTTATTAACAAAGCTAAGTCACTTAACAAAGACCTCAAAGGTCATATTGGCGGTGTCTTCAGTGTAGGTGGGCAAACTCCGTCGATTCTATGTCAAGCTAAAGAGCCTGCGCTTGAAACTACGACTCCAATGAATGCACCTACTAATACCGATGGCACTTTAGCTTGTGGTGCCAATACAGAAAAAGTTGGTGGATAA
- a CDS encoding iron ABC transporter permease — protein sequence MTNSQNYLRGLNTFSISRTILAVVVLGAAILLTLWLSLSQGAVPLSITELWQALLHQGDPVKQTILWDLRLPRIAAAITVGAALGMSGALLQGMLRNSLADPFILGISAGAGLVVIVMVVLQIYQAWIPLASWIGAIATSAIVFFLGRTGTGIAIERLILGGVAVSALFGAVQSTLLLLAEDGQVQIALNWLVGSLNGRGWQEVTTSGPYIAVALLGGCLLARSVNVLALGDDLAVGLGISLMRSRILIGGVASLLAASSVSISGLIGFVGLVVPHGVRLLVGTDHRVVLPLSALFGAWLLIFADLLSRLGAVELPVGSVTALLGSPLFIWLLYRRSNEIK from the coding sequence ATGACAAATTCGCAAAACTATCTGCGAGGACTCAACACGTTTTCGATTTCCCGCACAATTTTGGCTGTAGTGGTGTTAGGTGCAGCAATTCTGCTCACGCTTTGGCTGTCGCTATCGCAAGGTGCGGTTCCGCTGAGTATTACCGAATTATGGCAAGCACTGTTGCATCAAGGCGATCCCGTTAAGCAGACAATTCTTTGGGATTTACGTCTTCCGCGCATTGCTGCAGCAATTACTGTCGGTGCAGCATTAGGAATGTCAGGTGCACTCCTGCAAGGAATGTTACGCAATAGTCTTGCCGATCCTTTTATTTTGGGTATTTCCGCAGGTGCAGGATTAGTTGTCATTGTGATGGTGGTGTTGCAAATTTATCAAGCTTGGATTCCGCTGGCAAGTTGGATCGGCGCGATCGCTACTTCAGCTATAGTATTCTTTCTAGGACGTACTGGCACAGGAATCGCGATTGAACGACTGATTTTAGGAGGAGTCGCGGTGAGTGCTTTATTTGGTGCGGTACAAAGTACACTCCTCTTACTTGCAGAAGATGGTCAAGTGCAAATAGCGCTCAATTGGCTAGTAGGCAGTTTAAACGGAAGAGGATGGCAAGAAGTCACCACATCGGGACCTTATATTGCTGTTGCTTTACTCGGAGGATGCTTGCTAGCGCGATCTGTCAATGTACTGGCGTTGGGAGACGATTTAGCTGTCGGTTTGGGGATTTCGTTGATGCGATCGCGTATTCTGATCGGTGGTGTTGCGAGTTTACTAGCAGCAAGTTCTGTCAGTATCAGTGGTTTAATTGGGTTTGTCGGTTTAGTCGTGCCCCACGGCGTACGCTTGTTAGTGGGTACAGATCACCGCGTTGTTTTACCACTCTCTGCACTTTTTGGTGCGTGGTTACTCATCTTTGCTGATTTACTCTCGCGATTAGGCGCTGTTGAACTTCCTGTAGGTTCAGTAACTGCGTTACTCGGTTCGCCGCTGTTTATTTGGCTGCTGTACCGCCGCTCTAATGAAATAAAGTAA
- a CDS encoding ABC transporter ATP-binding protein, with amino-acid sequence MPLSLQNLTGGYTTVPVVCNINLTLQTGEWLSLVGANGSGKSTLLKLLSRILSPQTGVVLLDGKAIHTQPANVVAQKLALLPQQQTIPAGLTVRQLVSLGRTPHQPWWRWELNAKDKQKVETAIQKTQLEHLSDRAVEQLSGGERQRAFLALALAQDPQVLLLDEPTTYLDIKYQLQLLELLKALNRQRLTIITVLHELNLAARYSSRIALLKEGQLWEVGTPQQVLTQHNIAQVFGVEATIINTPVGLQVCTISALDSTF; translated from the coding sequence ATGCCACTTTCATTGCAAAATCTCACTGGTGGTTATACCACTGTCCCCGTTGTTTGTAACATTAACCTGACGCTACAAACTGGAGAATGGCTAAGTTTAGTTGGTGCTAATGGTTCAGGTAAATCAACACTGCTAAAATTACTCAGTCGCATTCTCTCGCCACAAACCGGTGTAGTATTACTCGACGGAAAAGCGATTCATACGCAACCTGCGAATGTCGTTGCACAGAAACTGGCATTGTTACCACAACAGCAAACAATTCCTGCAGGTTTAACAGTGCGACAATTAGTCAGCTTAGGAAGAACGCCACATCAACCTTGGTGGCGATGGGAACTGAATGCAAAGGATAAACAAAAAGTAGAAACTGCAATTCAAAAAACTCAATTAGAACACTTAAGCGATCGCGCTGTCGAACAACTTTCTGGTGGCGAACGTCAACGGGCTTTTTTAGCACTAGCACTTGCCCAAGACCCACAAGTTTTGTTGCTGGATGAACCAACAACTTACTTAGATATCAAATATCAACTACAATTACTCGAATTACTCAAAGCTTTGAATCGACAGCGACTCACAATTATTACAGTTTTACACGAATTAAATTTAGCCGCACGTTACAGTTCGCGAATTGCGCTGCTGAAAGAGGGTCAACTATGGGAAGTCGGTACACCGCAACAAGTACTGACGCAACATAATATTGCTCAAGTGTTTGGCGTTGAAGCTACGATTATCAATACTCCTGTAGGGTTGCAAGTATGTACAATTTCTGCTTTAGATTCAACATTTTGA